One segment of Pogoniulus pusillus isolate bPogPus1 chromosome 26, bPogPus1.pri, whole genome shotgun sequence DNA contains the following:
- the LOC135186793 gene encoding uncharacterized protein LOC135186793 isoform X2 → MPQQDMSESSSGLTPSKQKSCRFYSSCCSIQSETDSTPTVLSHNKGIIRLNCDSALPSPLPSDSFKYLSWCDIEEHDVRGSQLRCPRVREGPSKEELFFRGEEHAVKERKQVTDTEKWQKKLQENWENCAELNLSFQDLGDLYQVENFKRILRRLIRVEKLWLVDNSLTDLSAIRLPRCRELNVNKNHFTSFKQLPKIPQIQHLSLAENNILTLSGISDFRHTPLESLILKRNPCEFQERYRQLVFSSLPNLKTLDGIPKLPEDCSPPETRGIFRMCTIL, encoded by the exons ATGCCACAGCAAGACATGTCTGAAAG TTCCTCAGGTCTGACTCCAAGCAAGCAAAAGTCCTGTAGGTTctactcctcctgctgctcaatCCAAAGTGAGACAGATTCAACTCCAACAGTTTTATCACACAACAAAGGAATCATCAGGCTGAACTGTGACTCTGCACTGCCTTCCCCA CTTCCTTCTGATTCCTTCAAGTATCTCAGCTGGTGTGACATAGAAGAACATGATGTTCGAGGAAGTCAGCTACGTTGTCCCCGAGTGAGAGAAG GGCCTTCAAAAGAAGAGCTGTTTTTCAGAGGAGAAGAGCATGCtgtgaaagagagaaaacaagtaACTGACACAGAgaagtggcaaaagaaactgcAAGAGAACTGGGAAAACTGTGCT gaGCTGAACCTTTCCTTTCAGGACCTGGGTGATCTTTACCAAGTGGAAAACTTCAAAAGGATTCTCCGAAGATTAATTCGGGTGGAAAAACTTTGGCTGGTGGACAATTCTTTGACAGATCTAAGTGCCATAAGGTTGCCAAG ATGCAGAGAACTAAATGTCAATAAAAACCACTTTACATCCTTCAAACAGCTGCCAAAGATACCTCAGATTCAGCACTTATCTCTTGCTGAAAATAACATTCTGACACTAAGTGGGATATCAGACTTCAGACATACTCCACTTGAATCTCTTATACTCAAGAGGAATCCCTGTGAGTTTCAAGAAAGATACAGACAACT TGTATTCTCCAGCTTGCCAAATCTAAAAACCCTGGATGGTATTCCCAAGCTGCCAGAGGATTGTTCACCCCCAGAGACCAGGGGCATCTTCAGAATGTGTACTATACTCTAG
- the LOC135186793 gene encoding uncharacterized protein LOC135186793 isoform X1, with amino-acid sequence MPWIPGCSQTSSSGLTPSKQKSCRFYSSCCSIQSETDSTPTVLSHNKGIIRLNCDSALPSPLPSDSFKYLSWCDIEEHDVRGSQLRCPRVREGPSKEELFFRGEEHAVKERKQVTDTEKWQKKLQENWENCAELNLSFQDLGDLYQVENFKRILRRLIRVEKLWLVDNSLTDLSAIRLPRCRELNVNKNHFTSFKQLPKIPQIQHLSLAENNILTLSGISDFRHTPLESLILKRNPCEFQERYRQLVFSSLPNLKTLDGIPKLPEDCSPPETRGIFRMCTIL; translated from the exons ATGCCATGGATTCCTGGATGTAGTCAAACCAG TTCCTCAGGTCTGACTCCAAGCAAGCAAAAGTCCTGTAGGTTctactcctcctgctgctcaatCCAAAGTGAGACAGATTCAACTCCAACAGTTTTATCACACAACAAAGGAATCATCAGGCTGAACTGTGACTCTGCACTGCCTTCCCCA CTTCCTTCTGATTCCTTCAAGTATCTCAGCTGGTGTGACATAGAAGAACATGATGTTCGAGGAAGTCAGCTACGTTGTCCCCGAGTGAGAGAAG GGCCTTCAAAAGAAGAGCTGTTTTTCAGAGGAGAAGAGCATGCtgtgaaagagagaaaacaagtaACTGACACAGAgaagtggcaaaagaaactgcAAGAGAACTGGGAAAACTGTGCT gaGCTGAACCTTTCCTTTCAGGACCTGGGTGATCTTTACCAAGTGGAAAACTTCAAAAGGATTCTCCGAAGATTAATTCGGGTGGAAAAACTTTGGCTGGTGGACAATTCTTTGACAGATCTAAGTGCCATAAGGTTGCCAAG ATGCAGAGAACTAAATGTCAATAAAAACCACTTTACATCCTTCAAACAGCTGCCAAAGATACCTCAGATTCAGCACTTATCTCTTGCTGAAAATAACATTCTGACACTAAGTGGGATATCAGACTTCAGACATACTCCACTTGAATCTCTTATACTCAAGAGGAATCCCTGTGAGTTTCAAGAAAGATACAGACAACT TGTATTCTCCAGCTTGCCAAATCTAAAAACCCTGGATGGTATTCCCAAGCTGCCAGAGGATTGTTCACCCCCAGAGACCAGGGGCATCTTCAGAATGTGTACTATACTCTAG